From the genome of Desulfobaccales bacterium:
GCTTCCCGGGCCGGCTCCTTCTCCCCCAGTTTCGCCAGGCAGACGCCCCGGTGGAACTGCAGCACCGGGTGGCGGGGGGAGAGGGCCACGGCCCGCTCCAGATACGGCCGGGCCTGGGCATAGTCGCCCCGGCGGCAGAGCACCCAGCCCAGGGTATCCAGCACCCGGGGGTCGCCGGGGTTGTCCTCCAGCACCTCCCGGGCCAGCTTTTCCGCCCGGGTGAGGGTGTCGGCCTCGGGGCGGGCCTCGGCCAGGACGTAGGCCAGGTTGTTTTTCACCACCGCGGCCAGGCCCGGATGGAGCTCCCGGGCGAGGAGGCCCTCATAGAGGGGCAGGGCGGCGGTGAGGTCCCCCAGGCGCTCGTAGGCCTGGGCCAGGGCCAGGGGGCGGAAGACGGGGGCCTGGGGGTCGGCGACGGCCTGCAGGAGGCGGTCCCGGGCGGCGGCGTGGCTCAGGAGGCCCTCATAGGCCCGGGCCAGCAAGCCGATGGGCTGGGGGTCCCGGGGGTTGAGGGTGAGGGCCCGCTCCAGAGCCTGGGCCGCGGCCTCGTACTGCTTCTGGGAGAGGAGGATTTCCCCCAGGATCTGGTGGAGCTCGTCGTTGTCGGGGTCGGCGGCCAGGGCGGCCCGCACCCGCTCCACGGCCTTGGGGGCCTGGCCCTGCTCGGTCAGCAAGGCGGCCAACAGCCGCAAGGCGGGGTAGGCCCGGGGGTTTTCCTTGAGGGCCCGCTCCAGATGGGGGAGGGCGGCCTGGGCCTGGCCCTGCTGGCGCAGGAAGAGGGCGAGCTTCAGGTAGCCCTGGGGGTTGTGGGGCTCCAGGGCGATCATCTTGCGGAAGGCGGCCTGGGCCTCGGCGGCCTGGCCTTTGGCGGCGTAGGCGTCCCCCAGGTAGGCCAGGGCGGTGAGGTCGTGCTCCCGGGCCCGGAGGTGTTCCTTGAGGAGGCTGATGAGGCCGTCGTAGTCCTGCTTTTCCAGGTAGGAGCCGTAGAGGAAGGCCTTGGCCTCGCCGTAGTCGGGCTTGAGGGCCAGGGCCTTTTTGGCGGCCTCCCGGGCCAGGGTGTCCTCCTTCTGGAGCTGGTGGGCCCGGGCCAGAAGCAGCCAGTGCTCCGGGTTCTGGGGCTGGTCCTGGGTGAGGAGGCGGAAGTTGCCCACTGCGGTGAGGCCGTCGTTGGTCTGCAGGGCCAGGAGGCCCCCCACCTTGAGGGCGTTTACGTCCCGGGGGTTGGCCTTGAGGACTTCTTTCACCAGGGTCTGGGCCTCCTCCGGGCGGCCCTGGGTGAGGAGGAGGGCGGCCAGCTCGCCTTTGGCCTTGAGGCCCTCGGGGCCGGTGGGGTCGGCGGCGGCCACCTCCTGAAGGAGGCGCTCCGCCTGGCCGAGGCGGCGCTGCCGGAGCTGAAAGTGGGCCAGGGCCTGCTTGGCGGCCAGATTCTTCGGGCGGGCGGCGGCAAAGTCAGTGAGGAGCTTCTCGCCCTCGGCGGGCCGGCCCCGGTCGGCCAGGAAGTGGGCCAGGGCGGCCACGTGGCCGAGGTTGTCGGGCTCCAGGTCCTTTTTGGCCCTAAGGGCCGCCTCGGCCTGGTCCCACTCCTGGCGGCTCAGGTGGAAGCGGCTGAGCTCCTCCAGGACCTGGGCGTTCTGGGGGGCGAGCTCCCGGGCCCGGTTCAGCAGGCGGCGGGCGGTCTCGGGGTCTTTGAGCTCGTTGGCCAGGCGGGCCCGGGTGAAATAGAGGGGCAGGGCCCGGGGGTTGGCGCTCAGGCCCTCATCCAGCAGCCGGGCGGCCTCCTGGGGGCGCTTCTCCTGGGTGAGGATGGCGGAGGCCAAAAGCCAGGCCTCCAACTTGTCGGGCTTCTGGCGGCGCAGGTCGGCCAGCAGCTTAAGGGCCTCCTCGGGCTGGCGGCGGGCCACGGCCACCCCGGCCTGGAGCATGCGGGCCTCGGGGTTGTCGGGCTCCCGGTCCAGCACCATTTTGGCCCGGGCCTCGGCGTCCTCCAGGCGGCGGCCGGCCAGAAGGAGGTTCCCCAGGAGGAGCTGGGCCTCGGTGAGGCCGGGGTCCAGCTCCACCGCCCGGGTGACGGCGGCGAAGGCCTCCCGGGGGTTGTTGAGCTGCATTTCGGTCTTGGCCAGCCACAGGTGGGCCGGGGCGTGCTTGGGGTCGATCTGCAGGGCGTTTTTGAAATGGAGGCGGGCGGCGATGAAGTCCTTGTTCTCGTAGGCCGCCTGGCCCCGGGAGAGGAACTGGTCCCGCTTCTGCTCCAGGGTGGTGCAGGCGGAGAGGGTGCAAAGGAGGAGGGCCAGAAAGGCCCGGGTAAGCCAGGGAAGATGCGCGCGCATGGTGAAAGCCTCGCTGCCCGGGGGCAAAAGGGCCCGCCGGGGAGTGCCGCCGTGAGGAGGCGGGGGTGCCCTCTGGCACCTGGGCGCATTATGGCACAGAAGGGGGCGGCGTGGGAAGGGGGATGGAGACGGCTCCGGAGGGCCCCCCGGGCAAAAAAATGTTCAAAAAACGGGATGGAAGGTTCGGAAAAATGAACATTAAGTTTTGCAGGGATCTTCACAAGTTAGCGGGCCGGGGGCGGCAAGTGTTCAGGAAGCGGAACATGAGGGGGGTGAGGGCTGGGCGGGAAGAGTGAATTTTGGCAAGAATTTCATGTGGTTGCGTAGGGGCGGGGCGGCCTGGTTCTTGCATGAGGTGGGAGGGAGCCCCAGGCGAGAAAAAAATGCACTAAGGGCAAAAAATCAGGGATTCCCCGATGGACAGGGGGCCCTGGTGATGGCATGGTAAAGGCCGCGATAGTTGTGAACCAAAAGGGCTGTGCCGCACGGCACGGGAGTTTAGTCCGGAAAGGCTGAGAGCCATGGCACGGGGTCAGAGGGGCAAGGCAGTGGTTTTGGGGGTCCTGGCGGCGCTGCTGGTGGCACTGGCGGCGGGGAGCGCCGGGGCGGATAGTTATAAATGGACTGGCAAGGCTGGGGGGACTAACTCAGGAATATGGGACCATATTAATAATTGGGACCCAAAAGTTATTCCAAACTCTTATTCCGCCCAGGCCATCATTATTTTACAAGATACCAGTAAATATCCTATTTCGCTGAGCACCACGATTTTTCTAGGAGGGAGTATTGGTGACACGTATGGTGATAATGCCCTCTACATCGGGCCGAATGCCGGGGACGCTAGTGGAGTAGCCCTGACCATCTCCGGCACGTTGGGGATGCAGGGGAATATCAGCAATGCCAAGACTATCGTTATTTCCGGAACGCTCCAAAACGACTCGGGGAAAAGCGGGACACCTCAGCCTACCATAACAAATTACTCCATCAGTTCGCCCAGCGGGTCTACTGGCACCATCAGCCTGCAGGGGGGCACCATCGGGACGCTCTCTGGCGGGGGCTGGATCTTCAACCAGGCGGTCTCGGGCTATGGCACCATCTCGGCGCCGGTGACCAACAATTCCACCATCACCGCCAGCGGCGGCACTTTGACATTAAGAGACTATACTTTCAGTGGCGGCACAATCAACCCTGGCAGCGCTTCCATTTCCCTGAGAAATGCCACCCTGAAAGACACTACTCTTGGATCTGGGACTGTCAATACATATACTGGCACCACCAACACCTTCACCGGCACCGTCGGCTCCAGCGCCACACTGGGGATTGTCAGCGGCAGCACCTTGAATGTCAACGGCACCCTGAACCAGAGCAACACCCTCACCAATTCCGGGACCCTGGGCCTCTCGGGGACCCTCAAGCAGACCGGGAACATCACCAATAATGGGACGTTCAATATCCTGGGCACCCTGAACCAGGGAGGGACAAACACCAGCAGTTACAGCATCGGGGGCACCGGCAGCCTCAGCCTGCAGGGGGGCACCATCGGGACGGTCAACGGCGGGAGCTGGACCTTCAACCAGGCGGTCTCAGGCTGGGGCACCATCTCGGCGCCGGTGGTGAACAACGCCACGGTGACCCTGAGCAGCAATTCGGCCATCAGCAACACCTTCACCAATAACAAGACTGTCAATCTCTCCGGAACTCCAACGATTTCCGGGGCTTTCACCAACAACAGCGGCGGCACCCTGAACGTCACCGGCGGGACCACCACCATTTCCGGAAACTTCACCAACCAGGGGACGGTGAGCGCCAACTCCGGGACCACGGTGACGGTGACGGGGACAAATAGTAAAAAGGGAAGTTTCACCAGCAGCGGCGGGACCCAGTCTTTTGGGAATTTAAAGGTTGAGCAATACGGCTATCTGGTGGGAGGAACCGGCACCTTCACCGTCAGCGGGAATTTTCTGAATTACAGCACGCAGAACAACCAACTAACTGGCTGGAATACGACGCAAGCCACCCTGGCCTTCACCTCCGGGTCGCATGAGATGTATTTGGCGGGGGTGGATAAAGGACAGGTGACTTACGGCTCCACTGCCCCGTATTCCACGTACGCCGACAACTTTGCCTGGGGGACCCTGAGCATTGCGCCGGGCGGCAGCCTGGTCCTGAAGGACAGTTTCCCCGATGATGGGAATACCGCAGCCCTGTATGTAGGGGTGATCAGCGGCCTGGTTTTTGACAAAGATACTGGGCTGATCACCAATATCAGCGGGGATTTCAATATTTATTATGATCCATACAAAAATGACTTCGGCTTCAAGACCTTTAAACTTGCTTCCGGGACGGGCAAAGTTATGTCCGCGGTGGTGCCGCTGCCGGGGAGCGTCTGGCTGCTGGGGAGCGGGTTGGTGGGCCTGCTCCTGGTCTGCCGGCGCCGGCGGCGGCGCATCTGAGGGCCTGAGGCCTTTCCGGATAGCCCTCGGGGCCCCCTTTGCGGGGGCCCTCTTTTTTTTTCCTGGCCGCCCTGGCAGGCCGCCCGCCGGGAGGCGGAAAGCCCCGGGAGCAGTCGGAGCCGCAGCCCCAGGGGGGCAGGGGCCAGCTCCTGGGGAGCCTGGCAGGCCCCCGCAGCACCCCGGCCCGGCCCGAAAACTCCTGGCCCGGAGCGCCCCACGCTGCCCGCCTTCAGACCCGAGAGCAAAAGAACCGACCCCCTGCCCTCCTTCACCACCCTCCCCGGCTGCCGAGCCGGCCTTCAGCCTGCAGCCGCCCGCCAGGTGCCCCTGCCGGATGCCTTCGTCCTTCCTTGGCCGGCACTTGCCCGGGTAGCGGGTCAGATGACCCCGGAGGCGCCGGCGGCGGTCCGGAAGGTCCGCCAAAATGTTGGCGGCCGGGCGGGGGTGCCCCCTTTCCCCCTCGAAAAAAATTAAAATCATGGAAAAATAACTTGACAGCGAATTTTGATTATGCTGAATTGGGCCTCAGGTTTTCCCTGATGCCTCAGTAATTAACCTGACTATCTTCCCGGTTTGACGGGCGGATGGCAGGTGGCAGAGGCCTCAGGGCGCCGGGGGCGGCGTCTTCCGGCTGCAGGAGCAGGAGACCCAGGAGGGGAGCCATGAGAGTCGCAAGAGTGTTGCTGCTGGCCAGCGCTTTGCTGCTGGGGGGGTGGTCGGAGAGTTACGGGGACACCGTTTGGCAATATACTCATTTCACAAAATTGGATGAATATGCTGTTTATACAAATGTTAATATTTTATCATATTCGGGCACATTAGAAGTTGGAAATTACACTTATGGAATTATTTTTTATAACAATTATAATAATTATGAACCATATTTAGCAATACCTGAAAATATTAATGTTAATGTTAATACATATAATGCTTATAATTATATGGATTATAATATAAACGGTATTAATTACAAATTATATTTATCTGAAA
Proteins encoded in this window:
- a CDS encoding tetratricopeptide repeat protein, whose protein sequence is MRAHLPWLTRAFLALLLCTLSACTTLEQKRDQFLSRGQAAYENKDFIAARLHFKNALQIDPKHAPAHLWLAKTEMQLNNPREAFAAVTRAVELDPGLTEAQLLLGNLLLAGRRLEDAEARAKMVLDREPDNPEARMLQAGVAVARRQPEEALKLLADLRRQKPDKLEAWLLASAILTQEKRPQEAARLLDEGLSANPRALPLYFTRARLANELKDPETARRLLNRARELAPQNAQVLEELSRFHLSRQEWDQAEAALRAKKDLEPDNLGHVAALAHFLADRGRPAEGEKLLTDFAAARPKNLAAKQALAHFQLRQRRLGQAERLLQEVAAADPTGPEGLKAKGELAALLLTQGRPEEAQTLVKEVLKANPRDVNALKVGGLLALQTNDGLTAVGNFRLLTQDQPQNPEHWLLLARAHQLQKEDTLAREAAKKALALKPDYGEAKAFLYGSYLEKQDYDGLISLLKEHLRAREHDLTALAYLGDAYAAKGQAAEAQAAFRKMIALEPHNPQGYLKLALFLRQQGQAQAALPHLERALKENPRAYPALRLLAALLTEQGQAPKAVERVRAALAADPDNDELHQILGEILLSQKQYEAAAQALERALTLNPRDPQPIGLLARAYEGLLSHAAARDRLLQAVADPQAPVFRPLALAQAYERLGDLTAALPLYEGLLARELHPGLAAVVKNNLAYVLAEARPEADTLTRAEKLAREVLEDNPGDPRVLDTLGWVLCRRGDYAQARPYLERAVALSPRHPVLQFHRGVCLAKLGEKEPAREALRQALAAPGEFPQRPEAEKLLQELEGRS